The Lactuca sativa cultivar Salinas chromosome 2, Lsat_Salinas_v11, whole genome shotgun sequence genome includes a window with the following:
- the LOC128132445 gene encoding uncharacterized protein LOC128132445 codes for MRPQHPQYQSQKPPYSQNSYNSPNYQQPPQQGQSSGTHQMSLQELVTSLAQSQTQFQQETKNTLSNIQAQIGDLATALKKIEQRGKLPSQTEKNPNVSAITLRSGKTLGEIQPKRVSREDEDEVIIVESPKVLVPPKEPVEPNVDQPDSSNKPIKPLVIPPHFPSRLAFSKKIEEENELFETFRKVQINIPLLNAIKQIPSYEKFLKDLCTKKRKLKANEKIQVNANVSAVIQKKLPPKCKDPIIFSIPCTIGDLHVESAMLDLGASINVMPYLVFQSLNVGPLEETGVIIQLADMSSVSPIGVLDDVLVQVNQLVFPADFYVIDLEEKTPSKSSMILLGRPFMHTAHTIIDVHKGKITMEFDGETIHFNIFEGMRYPSNISPLYRVDVIEPINRISLNVCTDKIIMEDDCNPKREPQRRLDPPMMEVVKKKIIKRFKR; via the coding sequence ATGAGACCCCAACATCCACAATACCAATCCCAAAAACCTCCATATTCACAAAATTCTTATAACTCTCCAAATTACCAACAACCTCCACAACAAGGCCAATCAAGTGGTACCCATCAAATGAGCCTTCAAGAACTTGTCACTTCTCTTGCTCAAAGCCAAACCCAATTTCAACAAGAAACCAAGAATACTTTATCCAACATTCAAGCACAAATTGGAGACTTGGCAACCGCTTTAAAAAAGATAGAACAAAGGGGTAAACTTCCATCACAAACCGAGAAGAACCCCAATGTGAGTGCCATCACCTTGCGAAGTGGAAAAACACTTGGAGAAATTCAAcctaaaagagtttcaagagaAGACGAAGATGAAGTGATCATTGTGGAATCTCCAAAAGTTTTAGTTCCTCCAAAGGAACCGGTTGAGCCAAACGTTGATCAACCCGACTCTTCCAACAAACCCATCAAACCATTGGTCATACCACCTCACTTCCCTTCCCGGTTAGCCTTTTCCAAGAAGATAGAGGAAGAAAATGAATTATTTGAAACTTTTCGCAAGGTCCAAATCAACATTCCACTATTGAATGCTATTAAGCAAATTCCAAGTTATGAAAAATTCCTTAAGGATTTATGCACCAAGAAGAGAAAACTCAAGGCAAATGAAAAGATTCAAGTCAATGCAAATGTGTCTGCGGTTATCCAAAAGAAGTTACCTCCCAAATGCAAGGATCCGATAATATTTTCTATCCCTTGTACCATTGGTGATTTGCATGTCGAAAGTGCCATGCTAGATCTTGGAGCCTCGATCAATGTGATGCCATATTTGGTTTTTCAATCTCTCAATGTTGGACCTTTGGAAGAAACTGGAGTAATCATTCAATTAGCAGACATGTCAAGTGTGTCTCCAATAGGAGTGTTGGACGATGTGTTAGTACAAGTTAATCAACTTGTTTTTCCGGCGGATTTTTAtgtcattgatcttgaagagaagaCTCCTTCCAAATCATCTATGATCCTCCTTGGAAGACCTTTCATGCATACCGCTCACACAATCATTGATGTCCATAAAGGAAAGATAACTATGGAGTTTGATGGAGaaaccattcacttcaacatCTTTGAAGGAATGAGGTACCCTAGTAACATTTCTCCATTGTATCGGGTTGAtgtgattgagccaataaacAGGATAAGCCTTAATGTATGCACAGACAAGATAATCATGGAAGATGATTGTAATCCTAAGAGGGAACCTCAAAGAAGATTGGATCCTCCAATGATGGAAGTGGTCAAGAAGAAGATAATTAAAAGGTTCAAaaggtga